Proteins from one Niallia circulans genomic window:
- a CDS encoding amino acid ABC transporter permease produces MENKKAVTPLWRNKKMLPIFIQVLFIILVGFVISVMVRNVQTGLDQIGLKIGLDYLNLKASFPIAESLISYTPDDPYKRAIVVGLLNTLKVAFFGIIIASVLGVVMGIARLSSNWLIRKLATVYVEVFRNTPLLVQIFIWNFAVFLPMPKIEDAASIGSFYFSNRGAAIPWFTVHDNSITWIAVMVVLAVIAIILFKKLTSIAINAGKHTYPLLSSIAVFALGFILFYFIFGNGPFGISVPEFNGNAFVGGTSLSIGFLSMLVALSIYTSTYIAEIVRAGILGVPKGQTEAAQALGFKSPTALRLIIFPQAIRIIIPPLTSQYLNLIKNSSLAMAVAYQDIVGIGNTIINQTGHTFETILIMIAVYLLFSLGTSLFMNFFNKKFQLVER; encoded by the coding sequence ATGGAGAATAAAAAAGCAGTAACGCCTCTATGGCGGAATAAAAAGATGTTGCCGATATTTATTCAAGTTCTGTTTATTATCCTAGTCGGCTTTGTGATTTCCGTAATGGTCCGTAATGTTCAGACAGGGTTAGATCAAATTGGTTTGAAAATAGGGTTAGATTATTTGAATTTAAAGGCATCCTTCCCAATCGCAGAATCGCTGATTTCCTATACACCTGATGATCCTTATAAAAGAGCAATTGTCGTGGGGTTATTAAATACACTTAAAGTAGCGTTTTTCGGTATCATTATCGCATCCGTACTTGGAGTTGTGATGGGGATTGCACGCTTGTCCTCGAACTGGCTTATTCGTAAATTGGCTACAGTATATGTAGAGGTATTCCGTAATACACCACTATTGGTACAAATATTCATTTGGAACTTCGCAGTTTTCCTGCCAATGCCCAAGATTGAGGATGCAGCATCAATCGGCTCTTTCTATTTTTCGAACAGAGGTGCAGCTATTCCTTGGTTTACAGTGCATGACAATTCAATAACATGGATAGCAGTTATGGTTGTATTAGCCGTTATCGCCATAATTCTTTTCAAAAAGTTAACCTCCATAGCTATTAATGCAGGCAAACACACGTATCCGCTTTTGTCTAGCATTGCAGTATTCGCGCTTGGCTTTATTCTCTTTTATTTCATTTTCGGCAATGGGCCATTTGGTATATCTGTACCAGAGTTCAATGGCAATGCATTTGTGGGCGGAACCTCCTTATCAATTGGTTTCTTGTCGATGCTAGTGGCATTGTCTATCTATACTTCAACATATATCGCAGAGATTGTTCGCGCAGGTATCCTTGGTGTGCCAAAGGGACAGACAGAGGCAGCGCAAGCGCTTGGCTTTAAAAGTCCAACAGCTTTAAGACTTATCATCTTTCCGCAGGCTATCCGCATCATTATTCCACCGCTAACGAGCCAGTACTTAAACTTAATCAAGAACTCGAGTTTAGCTATGGCTGTAGCCTATCAGGATATAGTTGGAATCGGCAATACGATTATTAACCAGACAGGACATACTTTTGAAACTATTCTTATCATGATTGCTGTGTATTTACTGTTTAGCTTAGGTACATCACTGTTCATGAATTTCTTTAATAAAAAATTCCAGTTGGTTGAAAGGTAG
- a CDS encoding amino acid ABC transporter substrate-binding protein codes for MKKNLSLLFSMLLVIVLALAGCSGNSEESNTSSGEDSSKSTSMLETIIKRGTLKAGVNDALPGFGYIVSDGKNTGFDVDFARAIAAGVLGDANKIEFRPLSATDRFTAVQSKEVDVLIRNTTWTTNRDAEVGLSFAPVTFYDGQGIMVPKDSGITTLEDLEGKTIGVETGTTTELNLADQMKAAGVSYTPQTFDNADAVIAAYESGSIDAWTTDKSGLVSRQSMLQDPEAHVILDATLSKEPLAPAVLDNDEKWKDAVSWIVYATIQAEEFGITSANVDEFLESDNPEIQRLLGVGGNNLGEQLGIPNDFAYQVIKQVGNYGEIYDRNLGPTTVFKLERGQNALYSDGGLQYSIPFR; via the coding sequence ATGAAAAAGAATTTATCACTACTTTTTAGCATGCTATTAGTAATTGTATTGGCATTGGCAGGCTGCTCTGGTAATTCAGAGGAGTCAAATACCAGCAGTGGAGAAGACAGTTCAAAATCGACTAGTATGCTAGAAACAATAATTAAGAGAGGAACTTTGAAGGCTGGGGTTAATGATGCACTTCCTGGATTTGGCTACATAGTTTCTGATGGAAAGAACACTGGGTTTGATGTTGACTTTGCTAGAGCGATTGCAGCTGGTGTGTTAGGTGATGCAAATAAGATAGAATTCCGCCCGCTGTCTGCAACAGACCGTTTTACAGCAGTTCAATCTAAAGAAGTGGATGTTCTTATTCGCAATACGACTTGGACGACAAACAGAGATGCTGAGGTTGGTTTAAGCTTTGCTCCGGTCACATTCTATGATGGACAGGGAATTATGGTGCCAAAAGACAGTGGAATTACAACATTAGAAGACTTAGAGGGAAAAACAATTGGAGTGGAAACAGGAACAACAACAGAATTAAATCTTGCCGATCAAATGAAAGCGGCTGGTGTAAGCTATACACCGCAAACTTTTGATAATGCAGATGCAGTTATCGCGGCATACGAGTCTGGCTCTATTGATGCATGGACAACAGATAAATCTGGTTTAGTATCACGCCAATCGATGCTACAAGATCCAGAAGCACATGTCATTCTTGATGCGACACTTTCTAAAGAACCATTAGCACCAGCAGTGCTTGATAATGATGAAAAATGGAAGGATGCTGTTAGCTGGATTGTGTATGCAACTATCCAAGCAGAAGAGTTTGGCATTACATCTGCAAATGTAGATGAATTTTTGGAAAGTGATAATCCTGAAATTCAACGCTTACTTGGTGTTGGCGGCAACAATTTAGGAGAACAGCTTGGCATACCTAATGATTTTGCTTATCAAGTAATCAAGCAAGTTGGTAACTATGGAGAAATTTATGACAGAAACCTTGGACCAACTACTGTATTTAAGCTTGAAAGAGGGCAAAACGCATTATACAGTGATGGCGGATTACAATACTCCATACCATTCCGTTAA
- a CDS encoding peptide chain release factor 3 — translation MAKTFQDEVLSRRTFAIISHPDAGKTTLTEKLLLFGGAIRDAGTVKGKKTGKFATSDWMEIEKQRGISVTSSVMQFDYNNARVNILDTPGHQDFSEDTYRTLTAVDSAVMIIDSAKGIEEQTLKLFKVCRMRGIPIFTFINKLDRQGKAPLELLAELEEVMGIESYPMNWPIGMGKEFLGIYDRYYNRIEQFRVEDGEKYIPLNEDGEIEGEHPIKVDSLYDQTLEEIMLLNEAGNEFSAERINNGDLTPVFFGSALGNFGVQTFLETYLDFAPSPQARNSTGGKIDPLSEEFSGFIFKIQANMNPAHRDRIAFLRICSGKFDRGMTVNLPRTGKQIKLAQSTQFMADDRSTVNEAVSGDIIGLYDPGFYQIGDTLTVNKNTFQYEKLPQFTPELFVRVTAKNVMKQKHFHKGIQQLVQEGAIQLYKTVKTEDYLLGAVGQLQFEVFEHRMRNEYNVDVLMEHVGSKIARWTVEEEVNENLSSGRSLLVEDRYGKKAFLFENDFALRWFQDKNPEVKLYNPMDTEEN, via the coding sequence ATGGCTAAAACATTTCAAGATGAGGTATTGTCCCGACGTACCTTTGCGATTATATCCCATCCGGATGCTGGGAAAACGACGCTTACCGAAAAATTGTTATTATTTGGAGGAGCAATTCGTGATGCTGGAACGGTAAAGGGTAAAAAGACTGGGAAATTTGCTACAAGTGACTGGATGGAAATCGAAAAGCAAAGAGGAATTTCTGTAACATCCAGTGTCATGCAGTTTGATTATAACAATGCGAGAGTAAATATTCTCGACACACCAGGACACCAAGACTTCAGTGAAGATACGTATCGTACATTGACTGCTGTTGACAGTGCCGTAATGATTATCGACTCTGCAAAAGGGATTGAGGAGCAGACGCTTAAGCTGTTTAAAGTTTGTCGTATGAGAGGAATTCCAATCTTCACGTTCATTAACAAGCTGGATCGTCAAGGTAAAGCGCCTCTTGAGCTTCTTGCTGAGTTAGAGGAAGTAATGGGAATTGAGTCATACCCGATGAACTGGCCGATTGGTATGGGTAAAGAATTTTTAGGTATTTACGACCGTTATTATAACCGTATTGAACAATTCCGCGTAGAAGACGGCGAAAAATATATTCCATTGAATGAGGATGGAGAAATTGAAGGAGAACATCCAATTAAAGTGGATTCTCTTTATGATCAGACTCTTGAAGAAATTATGCTGCTGAACGAGGCGGGTAATGAATTCTCTGCGGAAAGAATTAATAATGGTGACCTAACACCAGTATTCTTTGGAAGTGCATTAGGCAACTTTGGAGTACAAACATTCTTGGAAACGTATTTAGATTTCGCACCATCTCCACAGGCAAGAAATTCTACTGGAGGCAAAATCGATCCGTTGTCAGAGGAGTTTTCAGGCTTTATCTTTAAGATTCAAGCAAATATGAACCCTGCACATAGGGATAGAATTGCTTTCTTGCGAATTTGCTCAGGTAAGTTTGACAGAGGAATGACTGTGAATTTACCAAGGACAGGGAAACAAATAAAGCTGGCCCAATCCACGCAGTTTATGGCGGATGACAGAAGTACTGTCAATGAAGCTGTCAGCGGTGATATTATCGGGTTATATGACCCTGGATTTTATCAAATTGGTGACACACTGACTGTGAATAAAAACACGTTCCAATATGAAAAGCTGCCACAATTTACTCCGGAGCTTTTCGTTCGAGTAACTGCGAAAAACGTCATGAAACAAAAGCATTTCCATAAAGGGATACAGCAGCTTGTCCAAGAAGGTGCGATACAGCTTTACAAAACAGTAAAAACAGAGGATTATCTGCTTGGCGCTGTTGGTCAGCTGCAATTCGAAGTATTTGAACACCGCATGAGAAATGAATATAATGTGGATGTGCTTATGGAGCATGTCGGTTCGAAAATTGCCAGATGGACAGTGGAAGAGGAAGTAAATGAAAACTTATCCAGCGGCAGAAGTCTTCTAGTTGAGGACCGTTACGGCAAAAAGGCATTCTTGTTTGAAAACGATTTTGCTTTGCGTTGGTTCCAAGACAAGAATCCTGAAGTTAAACTTTATAATCCGATGGATACGGAAGAAAATTAA
- a CDS encoding NAD-dependent protein deacylase, translating to MLTEIIRNAKHLVIFTGAGMSTESGLPDFRSADKGLWTTEQKSYLSSTDALNNHLEDFIAFYRERVLGVSEYKPNQGHLILADWEERGLLKGIITQNVDGFHTSAGNKKIAELHGTLQKLHCQQCGKTYSSREYLHGVYKCDCGGALRPSIVLFGEMLPSEAFLLAEDAAIQSDVFIVLGSSLNVSPANQLPLLAIETGSKLIIINKERTEYDHLADLVLHESIGKVLNQIDKELSANR from the coding sequence ATGCTGACAGAAATAATTAGAAATGCAAAACATCTTGTCATCTTTACTGGTGCAGGGATGTCGACAGAAAGCGGCTTGCCTGATTTTCGTTCTGCAGATAAAGGATTATGGACAACAGAGCAAAAATCTTATCTTTCTAGCACGGATGCGCTTAATAATCATTTAGAGGATTTTATCGCATTTTACAGGGAGAGGGTATTAGGTGTTTCTGAATATAAGCCGAATCAAGGACATTTAATTTTGGCAGACTGGGAAGAGCGAGGACTGTTAAAAGGAATCATCACCCAAAATGTCGATGGTTTTCACACTTCGGCCGGAAACAAAAAGATAGCAGAGCTTCATGGCACATTGCAAAAGCTTCATTGCCAGCAATGCGGAAAAACGTATTCCAGCAGAGAATATTTGCATGGAGTATATAAGTGTGATTGTGGAGGTGCATTGCGGCCGTCTATCGTGTTATTTGGAGAAATGCTGCCAAGTGAGGCGTTTTTACTTGCAGAGGATGCTGCCATACAATCAGATGTATTTATCGTTTTAGGCTCTTCATTGAATGTTTCACCAGCCAATCAGCTGCCGCTGCTCGCAATTGAAACGGGAAGCAAATTAATTATCATTAATAAAGAGCGCACAGAGTATGACCATCTCGCTGATTTAGTTCTTCACGAAAGTATTGGAAAAGTGCTCAATCAAATAGACAAGGAGCTTTCAGCCAATAGATAA
- a CDS encoding YkvA family protein produces MVILKKNDIEKGYQKHEKKAAALVEQPARLAGLLKKAIPKASSKRRGLSPVWEKLQLLFSLVRAYQDGTYRSISKKSMVLIVAGILYFISPIDLIPDFIFGLGIVDDALVLKYVLQAVNQELITYKNWKDHKQN; encoded by the coding sequence ATGGTCATTTTAAAGAAGAATGACATAGAAAAAGGCTATCAAAAGCATGAAAAAAAAGCAGCTGCACTCGTTGAACAGCCTGCAAGATTAGCTGGACTGTTAAAGAAGGCCATTCCAAAAGCGTCTTCTAAAAGAAGAGGGTTATCCCCAGTATGGGAGAAGCTGCAATTGCTGTTTTCCTTAGTTAGAGCATATCAGGATGGCACATATCGCAGTATTAGTAAAAAATCAATGGTGCTGATTGTTGCTGGAATTTTATACTTTATATCCCCGATAGATCTTATTCCTGACTTTATTTTCGGACTTGGTATTGTCGATGATGCACTTGTATTAAAATACGTCCTGCAAGCCGTCAACCAGGAGCTGATTACTTATAAAAACTGGAAGGATCACAAACAAAATTGA
- a CDS encoding ABC transporter substrate-binding protein, whose product MKKILLLIAAVLLIAGCSNTKEENKEQSDGKKQKITVVLDWTANTNHTGLYVAKDKGYFDDEGLDVDIITPGEAGADSLVASGKADFGVSYQEGITQARVQGVPIVSIAAIIQHNTSGFASPVENNIKSPKDFVGKTYGGWGSEVESSVISSLMKQENTDIKDVDIINIGDADYFTAMKQNIDFAWIYYGWTGVEAELRGEKINMIYLTDYSDKLDYYTPVLSTNEKMIADNPETVKSFLKAASKGYEYATDNPDDAASILLKNAPDLDEELVKKSQEWLAAKYQDDAPRWGEQKLSVWENYAGWMYDNKLLENKLEANKAFTNEFLPDGGDK is encoded by the coding sequence ATGAAAAAAATCTTATTGCTGATTGCTGCGGTTCTGCTTATTGCAGGCTGCAGTAATACAAAGGAAGAAAACAAGGAACAAAGCGATGGCAAAAAGCAAAAGATTACGGTCGTTCTTGACTGGACAGCCAATACGAACCACACAGGATTATATGTAGCAAAGGACAAAGGCTATTTTGACGACGAAGGACTTGATGTTGATATCATAACACCTGGGGAAGCTGGAGCAGATTCGTTAGTTGCCTCTGGAAAAGCTGACTTTGGCGTAAGCTATCAGGAAGGAATTACCCAAGCAAGAGTCCAAGGTGTCCCTATTGTATCCATCGCAGCAATTATCCAGCACAACACGTCAGGATTTGCCTCACCTGTTGAAAACAACATTAAATCACCTAAAGATTTCGTTGGCAAAACATACGGCGGCTGGGGTTCGGAAGTAGAATCCTCTGTTATCTCTTCTTTAATGAAGCAAGAAAATACAGATATTAAGGATGTCGATATTATCAATATCGGTGATGCAGACTATTTCACGGCAATGAAGCAAAACATTGATTTCGCCTGGATATATTATGGCTGGACAGGTGTAGAAGCTGAATTACGCGGAGAAAAAATTAATATGATTTACCTGACTGATTACAGTGATAAGCTTGATTATTACACACCTGTTTTATCTACAAATGAAAAAATGATTGCAGATAACCCTGAAACAGTTAAATCCTTCTTGAAAGCAGCGTCAAAAGGTTATGAATACGCAACCGATAACCCAGATGATGCAGCTTCCATCCTGCTAAAAAATGCACCAGATTTAGATGAAGAGCTTGTGAAGAAAAGCCAAGAATGGCTTGCAGCTAAATATCAGGACGATGCACCTCGCTGGGGCGAGCAAAAGCTGTCCGTTTGGGAAAACTATGCAGGCTGGATGTATGACAACAAGCTCCTTGAGAACAAGCTTGAAGCAAATAAAGCATTTACGAATGAATTCTTACCTGATGGAGGAGATAAATAA
- a CDS encoding thiamine-binding protein, which yields MANALISVQIIPKTKNGENVIPYVDEAIKIIEESGVKYEVHPLETTMEGDMEELFHVISSMNKKMIEIGSSNVITQIKVLYQPTGIEMEDLTGKYR from the coding sequence ATGGCAAACGCATTGATAAGTGTACAAATCATTCCAAAAACAAAAAACGGGGAAAATGTTATCCCATATGTCGATGAAGCGATTAAAATCATTGAAGAATCAGGTGTTAAATACGAAGTCCATCCATTGGAGACAACAATGGAGGGAGATATGGAAGAACTATTTCACGTTATTAGCTCAATGAATAAAAAGATGATCGAAATTGGGTCCAGCAATGTTATCACTCAAATTAAAGTTCTTTATCAGCCTACGGGAATAGAGATGGAAGATTTAACAGGGAAATATCGTTAA
- a CDS encoding ABC transporter permease encodes MNTFIAKTWRPVLVLLLLFCLWEAAVRYFEIEDWLLPSPSAIFHEAVLSWDTFSVHAFATAKLSVTGFLIGSAVGLIIAIILHRIVFFRESVYPLLILSQNIPTIVLAPLLVVWFGFGILPKLIVITLVCFFPITVACLDGFRQTSPELKHFMQMSGSTKRQVFWKLEWPYALPSIFSGLKISATYSVMGAVISEWLGSKEGIGVFMTMASRSFRTDRVFVAIFAIMILSLIFFIVIKLLETWCIRGSKEEK; translated from the coding sequence ATGAATACATTTATCGCAAAAACCTGGAGACCAGTTCTGGTTCTCCTTCTTTTATTTTGTTTATGGGAAGCAGCTGTACGTTATTTTGAGATTGAAGACTGGCTCCTGCCTTCTCCTTCGGCCATTTTCCATGAAGCGGTATTAAGCTGGGATACCTTTTCTGTTCATGCATTCGCAACTGCAAAGCTGTCTGTTACAGGTTTTTTAATTGGCAGTGCCGTCGGGCTGATTATTGCTATTATATTGCATCGTATTGTTTTCTTTAGAGAGTCTGTTTATCCGCTTTTGATTTTATCACAAAACATACCTACAATTGTGCTAGCGCCGCTGCTTGTCGTGTGGTTTGGCTTTGGTATCTTGCCGAAGCTGATTGTGATTACACTAGTTTGCTTCTTCCCAATTACCGTAGCTTGTCTCGATGGTTTTAGGCAAACATCACCTGAGCTTAAGCATTTTATGCAAATGTCTGGCAGCACAAAACGGCAGGTTTTTTGGAAGCTGGAATGGCCCTATGCCCTTCCTTCCATTTTCTCAGGCTTAAAGATTTCTGCAACATATAGTGTTATGGGCGCAGTCATCTCAGAATGGCTTGGTTCGAAAGAAGGAATTGGCGTTTTTATGACAATGGCCTCCCGCTCGTTTAGAACAGACCGTGTTTTTGTTGCGATATTTGCCATCATGATACTAAGCCTGATCTTCTTTATTGTCATTAAATTGCTTGAGACATGGTGTATTCGTGGTAGCAAGGAGGAGAAATAA
- a CDS encoding ABC transporter ATP-binding protein, whose amino-acid sequence MGTLELNNVSMSYDTKTVLKQLNMTIHDGEFVSILGPSGSGKSTIFHLIGGMLTPDEGTILLSNKEITGKKGHISYMPQAPSLFPWRTVLENVLLIQEINGKKDKQLALDMLNKAGLADYSYAYPDDLSGGMKQRVSFVRALMSPMPLLCLDEPFGALDELTRLDMQKWLLSLWSLDKRTVLFITHNIEEALYLSDRIYILPSNPNDSLMEITVPFPRPRADDLWLNEEFLKWKKEIYYKLKPSGMTAK is encoded by the coding sequence TTGGGTACATTGGAATTAAATAATGTAAGCATGTCATATGATACAAAAACCGTGCTTAAACAACTGAATATGACTATTCATGATGGAGAGTTTGTTTCTATATTAGGACCCTCCGGAAGCGGAAAAAGCACCATTTTCCATCTGATCGGTGGAATGTTAACACCTGATGAAGGAACTATTCTTTTGAGTAACAAGGAAATCACGGGGAAAAAGGGCCATATTAGCTATATGCCACAAGCCCCTTCTTTATTTCCCTGGAGAACAGTACTGGAAAATGTACTGCTTATCCAAGAAATCAACGGCAAAAAAGACAAGCAGCTGGCACTCGATATGCTCAATAAAGCAGGACTTGCTGATTATTCGTACGCGTATCCCGATGATTTATCTGGTGGAATGAAGCAGCGTGTTTCCTTTGTACGGGCTTTGATGAGCCCAATGCCCCTTCTTTGCTTGGATGAACCATTCGGCGCACTTGATGAACTGACAAGACTGGACATGCAAAAATGGCTGCTGTCATTGTGGAGTTTGGATAAAAGAACGGTCCTTTTTATTACCCATAATATTGAGGAGGCACTATATCTATCAGACCGAATTTATATACTGCCCTCTAATCCAAACGACTCACTTATGGAAATAACAGTACCCTTCCCAAGACCTAGAGCAGATGATCTTTGGCTAAACGAGGAATTCCTTAAGTGGAAAAAAGAAATATACTATAAGCTTAAGCCTTCGGGAATGACAGCAAAATGA
- a CDS encoding TatD family hydrolase, which produces MNKIIDAHIHLDQYTDKAIHKMQTDETIEHIITVSMDKASSIRNLQLSRTFPSVHAAFGFHPEQPICGESYFTDLFDWIRNHQTEMIAIGEVGLPHYERLKDPKSYPLEPYLELLEQFILLAKELQKPIVLHCIYEEATLALDLLEKHSYMAAQFHWFKGSSPTLERMMRNGCYLSFTPDIHYEHDIQLIAKNYSPHRIMAETDGPWPFEGPFQNMKTTPAIIHQSIEKIAELKQITTAQCYKQISANTKAFFAL; this is translated from the coding sequence ATGAATAAAATAATTGATGCTCATATCCATCTCGACCAGTATACAGACAAAGCAATCCACAAGATGCAAACAGATGAAACAATTGAACATATAATCACTGTCTCAATGGATAAAGCCTCCTCTATCCGTAATTTGCAGTTAAGCAGAACCTTTCCCTCCGTTCACGCTGCATTCGGCTTTCATCCTGAGCAGCCAATCTGTGGGGAAAGCTATTTTACAGACTTATTCGATTGGATTAGAAACCACCAAACAGAAATGATTGCCATCGGAGAGGTTGGATTGCCGCATTATGAGCGGCTCAAGGATCCGAAAAGTTATCCGCTAGAGCCATATTTGGAATTACTCGAGCAATTTATCTTGCTCGCAAAGGAGCTCCAAAAACCAATCGTTTTACATTGTATATACGAGGAAGCTACTCTTGCCTTAGACTTATTGGAAAAGCACAGCTATATGGCCGCACAGTTTCATTGGTTTAAAGGCAGCAGCCCAACATTGGAGCGCATGATGAGAAACGGATGCTATCTATCATTTACACCAGATATTCATTACGAGCATGATATTCAGTTAATTGCAAAGAACTATTCACCACATCGCATAATGGCAGAAACGGATGGCCCATGGCCCTTTGAAGGACCATTCCAAAATATGAAAACGACGCCAGCCATAATTCATCAGTCGATAGAAAAAATCGCAGAATTAAAGCAAATAACAACAGCTCAATGCTATAAGCAAATTTCAGCAAATACGAAA